A region of Sugiyamaella lignohabitans strain CBS 10342 chromosome A, complete sequence DNA encodes the following proteins:
- the INP53 gene encoding phosphatidylinositol-3-/phosphoinositide 5-phosphatase INP53 (Polyphosphatidylinositol phosphatase; dephosphorylates multiple phosphatidylinositol phosphates; involved in trans Golgi network-to-early endosome pathway; hyperosmotic stress causes translocation to actin patches; contains Sac1 and 5-ptase domains; INP53 has a paralog, INP52, that arose from the whole genome duplication; GO_component: GO:0030479 - actin cortical patch [Evidence IDA] [PMID 11094088]; GO_component: GO:0005737 - cytoplasm [Evidence IEA,IEA]; GO_component: GO:0005737 - cytoplasm [Evidence IDA] [PMID 11094088]; GO_component: GO:0016020 - membrane [Evidence IDA] [PMID 9560389]; GO_function: GO:0016787 - hydrolase activity [Evidence IEA]; GO_function: GO:0043813 - phosphatidylinositol-3,5-bisphosphate 5-phosphatase activity [Evidence IDA] [PMID 10224048]; GO_function: GO:0004438 - phosphatidylinositol-3-phosphatase activity [Evidence IDA] [PMID 10224048]; GO_function: GO:0004439 - phosphatidylinositol-4,5-bisphosphate 5-phosphatase activity [Evidence IEA]; GO_function: GO:0004439 - phosphatidylinositol-4,5-bisphosphate 5-phosphatase activity [Evidence IDA] [PMID 10224048]; GO_function: GO:0004439 - phosphatidylinositol-4,5-bisphosphate 5-phosphatase activity [Evidence IMP] [PMID 9438131]; GO_function: GO:0043812 - phosphatidylinositol-4-phosphate phosphatase activity [Evidence IDA] [PMID 10224048]; GO_function: GO:0042578 - phosphoric ester hydrolase activity [Evidence IEA]; GO_process: GO:0006897 - endocytosis [Evidence IEA]; GO_process: GO:0046856 - phosphatidylinositol dephosphorylation [Evidence IEA]; GO_process: GO:0046856 - phosphatidylinositol dephosphorylation [Evidence IDA] [PMID 10224048]; GO_process: GO:0046856 - phosphatidylinositol dephosphorylation [Evidence IMP] [PMID 9438131]; GO_process: GO:0015031 - protein transport [Evidence IEA]; GO_process: GO:0006810 - transport [Evidence IEA]), with the protein MAMAINQGQAEILVFGFQELVELDNTSVTAKSMFHSKRKKEKEGAVVTSSHISHQYKAWQDKLDEFVGSNLSERYRLVHSNNMVGLFTCVFMKESECNRVRDIKSSAIKTGLGGLHGNKGGLAVRMVVDDSSLCFVNCHLAAGQSGVLQRNSDIETILETKFSDASDNTNFTSKGIFVNGGDGTKIMDHEICFFFGDMNYRINRHRQVAIKAIEENAFDQLLEYDQLGLQLKKNPGLRLRAFSEKPITFAPTYKFDVGSDRYDSSDKKRVPAWCDRIFYRGGLKVVPASYYSFSVRASDHRPVTGVYSVQLKTIDPGKRKEVYKDSLLRWKEYLAV; encoded by the coding sequence ATGGCCATGGCGATAAATCAGGGCCAGGCAGAGATCCTGGTGTTTGGGTTTCAGGAACTGGTGGAGCTGGATAATACGTCGGTCACGGCGAAGTCGATGTTTCATTCGAAGCGcaagaaggagaaggaggGTGCTGTTGTCACCAGTTCACATATCTCTCACCAGTATAAGGCATGGCAGGACAAGCTGGACGAGTTTGTCGGCTCGAATCTGTCGGAGAGATATCGGTTGGTGCATTCAAATAATATGGTCGGGCTGTTCACATGTGTTTTTATGAAAGAGTCGGAATGCAACCGGGTCAGGGATATCAAATCGTCGGCTATAAAGACAGGACTCGGTGGATTGCATGGTAATAAGGGTGGACTGGCTGTTCGTATGGTTGTGGATGATAGCTCGCTCTGTTTCGTGAATTGTCAtttggctgctggtcaGTCGGGTGTTTTGCAGCGTAATAGCGATATTGAGACCATTCTGGAGACCAAGTTCTCCGATGCTAGCGACAATACCAATTTTACAAGCAAGGGCATTTTTGTAAACGGCGGTGATGGAACTAAAATTATGGATCAtgaaatttgttttttcttcGGTGACATGAACTATCGTATCAATCGACACAGACAAGTGGCTATTAAAGCTATTGAAGAAAATGCGTTTGACCAGTTGCTCGAATATGATCAGCTCGGACTACAGCTGAAAAAGAACCCGGGGTTGCGATTAAGAGCTTTCAGCGAGAAACCGATTACTTTTGCACCTACTTATAAGTTTGATGTTGGCAGTGACCGGTATGACAGCAGCGACAAGAAGCGAGTTCCAGCTTGGTGCGACCGTATTTTCTATCGAGGTGGCCTGAAAGTGGTGCCTGCTTCTTACTACTCGTTCTCAGTGCGTGCTTCTGACCACAGACCTGTAACTGGTGTATATTCTGTACAACTCAAGACAATTGATCCCGGCAAGAGGAAGGAAGTGTACAAAGACTCATTACTCCGTTGGAAAGAGTATCTGGCTGTCTAA